One stretch of Rosistilla oblonga DNA includes these proteins:
- a CDS encoding LamG-like jellyroll fold domain-containing protein, which translates to MNEHTFDELLSQFLDDAIGDEDLDRLGKMIAGDESLRQRYREEVQMAEALAMVAGEDRSAELFAERLDQRLEAESQKFDFLNRVLNRSGKLAERSVIRRWAPIVAGALAASIVIAFGAGLSTGLWQGRHSAPSIANAAGGQLPEPPQPAVIPQEPVDDSVAILKQVVDVTWAGTNQYEVGDSVSPREIIELESGLVQMQFFRGATLTLEGPARLEINDPDQVMLHSGQAWAQVPVPARGFTVLTSETKIVDLGTEFGVSATPGQRTEVRVFDGLVELYEPASKPDGDMLHSLETGQAISVDVQGRSTPLSDQVTAMPSELLLREKRSQQIREGYRRWQRWSEEFRNDPRLLLYYNFESPDATTSTLRNQASDTRKLDGAVVGGAWTQGRWPQKGALDFKRPSDRVRFHVAGDFESLTLAAWVRVDGLDRMLSSLLLTDQWDNGEVHWQFDQLGQLGLSVGGAPDVKWRYTKPLVDLTQLGQWIHVASVFDGGRQTVRHYFNGQRVGDEESLQFDGRLRIGNAELGNWGRPQWQGSQAIRNFNGRMDEFILIDGALQDAEILEIYETGNPNR; encoded by the coding sequence ATGAACGAACATACCTTTGATGAACTGCTGAGCCAGTTTTTGGATGACGCGATCGGCGACGAGGATCTCGATCGCTTGGGAAAGATGATCGCGGGCGATGAATCGCTGCGGCAGCGGTATCGCGAAGAGGTCCAGATGGCCGAGGCGCTGGCGATGGTCGCCGGAGAAGATCGATCGGCGGAGCTGTTCGCGGAGCGGTTGGATCAACGACTGGAAGCCGAATCGCAGAAGTTCGACTTCCTTAACCGAGTGCTCAACCGTTCGGGGAAGCTTGCCGAACGGAGCGTTATCCGCCGCTGGGCTCCCATCGTCGCGGGTGCCTTGGCGGCCAGCATCGTGATCGCGTTTGGCGCTGGTCTGTCGACTGGCCTGTGGCAGGGACGACATTCGGCACCCTCGATCGCCAATGCCGCGGGCGGACAATTGCCCGAACCGCCTCAACCAGCGGTCATCCCTCAGGAACCTGTCGACGATTCAGTTGCGATTCTCAAGCAGGTCGTCGACGTCACCTGGGCTGGGACAAATCAATACGAGGTGGGCGATTCGGTCTCGCCGCGCGAGATCATCGAGCTCGAATCGGGTTTGGTGCAGATGCAGTTCTTCCGCGGTGCGACGCTGACGCTGGAAGGTCCGGCGCGGTTGGAGATCAACGACCCGGATCAAGTCATGTTGCACTCGGGACAGGCTTGGGCTCAGGTCCCCGTGCCGGCTCGCGGCTTCACCGTCCTGACCTCCGAAACCAAGATCGTCGACCTCGGGACAGAGTTTGGCGTTTCGGCGACTCCCGGCCAGCGGACCGAGGTTCGCGTCTTCGATGGTTTGGTCGAATTGTACGAACCGGCGAGCAAGCCGGACGGCGACATGTTGCACTCGTTGGAAACCGGGCAAGCGATCAGCGTCGACGTCCAGGGACGCTCGACGCCGCTGTCGGACCAGGTCACGGCGATGCCTTCGGAATTGTTGCTGCGTGAAAAACGTTCGCAGCAGATCCGCGAAGGCTATCGCCGCTGGCAACGCTGGAGCGAGGAGTTCCGCAACGACCCGCGACTGCTGCTTTATTACAACTTTGAATCTCCAGATGCCACGACATCGACGCTTCGCAACCAAGCTTCCGACACGCGGAAGCTGGACGGAGCGGTTGTTGGGGGCGCGTGGACACAGGGCCGCTGGCCGCAAAAGGGAGCGTTGGACTTCAAACGCCCCAGCGATCGCGTTCGGTTCCATGTCGCCGGCGACTTCGAATCGCTCACGCTGGCCGCTTGGGTCCGCGTCGATGGCCTCGACCGAATGCTCAGCTCGCTCCTTTTGACCGACCAGTGGGACAATGGCGAAGTGCATTGGCAGTTCGACCAATTGGGCCAACTTGGACTTTCGGTCGGCGGTGCACCCGACGTCAAGTGGCGGTACACGAAACCGTTAGTCGACCTGACTCAGCTGGGCCAATGGATCCATGTCGCATCGGTCTTCGATGGCGGTCGGCAAACGGTTCGACATTACTTTAATGGCCAGCGAGTTGGCGACGAAGAATCGCTACAATTTGACGGCCGCTTGCGGATCGGCAACGCGGAACTTGGCAACTGGGGGCGGCCGCAATGGCAAGGCTCCCAAGCGATCCGCAACTTCAACGGTCGCATGGACGAATTCATCTTGATCGATGGCGCGTTGCAAGACGCGGAAATTTTAGAAATCTACGAAACGGGCAATCCCAATCGCTAA
- a CDS encoding sigma-70 family RNA polymerase sigma factor produces the protein MQRGDFTKIVLEHQGRIRMFIRMLGAAPDAVDDLAQDVFVIAYERLEMLEDIDQAGPWLRAIARNLVRNEARKSTRRRRVVNTSLTDVMLGLADEPDSDAWTEEWFAALKVCLEKLPQHGRALVDGRYQQGQNASQLADQTDMTPAAVRQALSRFRGLLRQCVETRFQQAGG, from the coding sequence ATGCAACGCGGTGACTTCACAAAGATCGTCTTAGAGCACCAAGGCCGCATTCGGATGTTTATCCGGATGTTGGGTGCGGCGCCAGATGCTGTCGACGACCTGGCCCAGGATGTCTTTGTGATCGCGTACGAACGGCTGGAGATGCTCGAAGACATCGATCAGGCTGGTCCATGGCTGCGTGCGATCGCCCGGAATTTGGTCCGCAACGAGGCGAGGAAATCGACTCGCCGCCGCCGAGTGGTCAACACCTCGCTAACCGACGTGATGCTGGGATTGGCCGACGAGCCCGATTCGGACGCTTGGACCGAGGAGTGGTTCGCCGCGTTAAAGGTCTGCTTGGAAAAGCTGCCTCAACACGGCCGAGCGTTGGTCGACGGCCGGTATCAGCAGGGGCAAAACGCATCCCAGCTGGCCGACCAAACCGACATGACCCCCGCAGCGGTGCGACAAGCGCTGTCGCGATTTCGGGGATTGTTGCGGCAATGCGTAGAAACTCGATTCCAGCAGGCGGGCGGATGA
- a CDS encoding DUF1559 domain-containing protein: MKRSRSGFTLVELLVVIAIIGILVGLLLPAVQAAREAARRMQCSNNLKQIGLALHNYHDTYKKFPAAWLSNKGEAGVKTTDKSYWGWGASILPFVEQQPLFDALQVGTIKLHDAANTPELLALMQTPLAAFRCPSDIAPDFNTHTERKLHSGLGGASDAQIATSNYVASNDTWEPRDDPRAGEKGPFEENDNASFRDIIDGTSNTIAVGERRWQHRAPNGNLRIEAAGTVFGIGDKKNTGWTSAVVGTGIVKMNTLQDSWRCQQGFSSVHPGGAMFVFCDGSVHFVGDTVEFEMNAETDVASANYQMNLHGGYDNVYNKLIARDDGRPVVLP; this comes from the coding sequence ATGAAACGTAGTCGTTCAGGTTTTACATTGGTGGAATTATTGGTGGTCATCGCGATCATCGGTATCTTGGTGGGGTTGTTGTTACCCGCGGTCCAAGCGGCTCGCGAAGCTGCCCGCCGGATGCAGTGCAGCAACAATCTGAAGCAGATTGGTTTGGCATTGCACAACTACCACGACACCTACAAAAAGTTCCCAGCCGCTTGGCTGTCGAACAAAGGGGAAGCGGGCGTCAAAACGACCGACAAATCGTATTGGGGTTGGGGTGCATCGATCCTTCCGTTTGTCGAACAACAACCGTTGTTTGATGCGTTGCAAGTCGGGACGATCAAGTTGCACGACGCAGCCAACACGCCCGAACTGTTGGCGCTGATGCAAACGCCTCTCGCCGCGTTCCGCTGCCCTTCGGATATCGCTCCGGATTTCAACACACACACCGAACGCAAACTGCACTCGGGACTCGGCGGTGCAAGCGATGCACAGATCGCGACCAGCAACTACGTCGCCAGCAACGATACGTGGGAGCCTCGCGACGATCCACGAGCCGGCGAAAAAGGTCCGTTCGAAGAGAACGACAACGCTTCATTCCGTGACATCATCGACGGAACGTCAAACACGATCGCCGTCGGCGAACGACGTTGGCAGCACCGCGCTCCCAACGGCAACCTGCGAATCGAAGCTGCCGGCACGGTGTTTGGAATTGGTGACAAGAAGAACACCGGTTGGACATCTGCGGTTGTCGGCACCGGAATCGTGAAGATGAACACTTTGCAAGATTCGTGGCGCTGCCAACAAGGTTTCTCCAGCGTCCATCCCGGTGGCGCAATGTTCGTCTTCTGTGACGGCAGCGTTCACTTTGTCGGCGACACCGTCGAATTCGAAATGAACGCCGAAACGGACGTAGCCAGCGCGAACTACCAAATGAATCTGCACGGCGGATACGACAACGTCTATAACAAACTGATCGCTCGCGACGACGGCCGCCCCGTAGTGCTGCCATAG
- a CDS encoding c-type heme family protein has product MLFRGWMIRACAFVLICVAVQVGRGDPPAAEKSEPEAKAIPDAQRMPVAEARQRARLMHDIYAATLDVMHHRYFHGGRAIVPARAMEDIFEEIQRDSHTEARWISVNLKPMSIHHKPKSKFEQHAADEIAKGEPAVDIVEDGYYRRATAIPMSGGCIGCHDGFFKKPTKEAKFTGLVISIPVLEAKPAK; this is encoded by the coding sequence ATGTTGTTCCGCGGGTGGATGATTCGAGCGTGTGCTTTTGTTTTGATCTGCGTAGCGGTGCAAGTCGGCCGCGGCGATCCTCCCGCCGCTGAGAAATCAGAGCCCGAGGCGAAGGCGATCCCCGATGCGCAGCGGATGCCGGTCGCGGAGGCTCGCCAACGCGCTCGGTTGATGCACGACATCTACGCCGCCACCCTCGATGTGATGCACCATCGCTATTTCCACGGCGGGCGAGCGATTGTGCCAGCTCGAGCAATGGAGGATATCTTCGAAGAGATTCAGCGCGACTCCCACACCGAAGCGCGTTGGATATCGGTCAACCTAAAACCGATGAGCATCCATCACAAACCGAAGTCGAAGTTCGAACAGCACGCCGCCGACGAGATCGCCAAGGGAGAACCAGCTGTCGACATCGTCGAGGATGGCTACTATCGCCGGGCTACGGCGATCCCGATGTCGGGCGGATGCATCGGTTGCCACGATGGTTTCTTCAAGAAGCCAACAAAAGAAGCCAAGTTCACTGGGCTTGTGATCAGCATCCCGGTACTCGAAGCGAAGCCTGCAAAGTAG
- a CDS encoding RrF2 family transcriptional regulator yields the protein MLSKTAEYALRAVACLGAQPGTTSPADALAEKTKVPRRYLNRVLQDLAAAGLVQSRPGPGGGYLLARETGEVTILEVVNAVGPLERIRKCPLGLASHTQLCPLHAELDRAYAATEEAFQGVTIKQLVESTSPIVPLCEV from the coding sequence ATGCTTTCTAAAACAGCTGAATACGCGCTGCGAGCGGTCGCCTGCTTGGGAGCCCAGCCGGGAACGACTTCTCCCGCCGACGCGCTGGCGGAAAAAACGAAAGTCCCCCGTCGTTATCTAAACCGCGTGTTGCAGGATCTTGCAGCAGCGGGGCTGGTTCAATCGCGTCCCGGTCCGGGCGGCGGTTATCTGCTGGCTCGCGAAACCGGAGAGGTTACGATCTTGGAGGTCGTCAACGCGGTGGGGCCGCTGGAGCGGATTCGCAAGTGTCCGTTGGGCCTCGCTTCCCATACTCAGTTATGTCCGCTGCATGCGGAACTCGATCGCGCTTATGCCGCGACAGAAGAGGCGTTTCAAGGTGTCACGATTAAGCAGTTGGTCGAATCGACCAGCCCGATCGTGCCGCTGTGTGAAGTTTAA
- a CDS encoding sialate O-acetylesterase, with amino-acid sequence MKELIRFAAIFLATSLAISGNVAAAGPPIKVFVLAGQSNMEGHARVETFDYIGDDPATAPLLQKMRNADGTPRVFDDVAISYLTGLGSNNGEGFGKLTAGYGSRRDPARDGGKIGPEFTFGLAMDEAFDQPVLIIKTAWGGKSLYYDFRPPSAGVYQRTQQDIDRDRNPESGSGHYYRLMIAHVDRVLADIQRVYPEYDTEQGYQLAGFVWFQGFNDMVNRDVYPILPKESSENRFAKYSDWMADFIHDVRKDLDAPRMPFVIGVMGVGGRTANRDNLQFREAMAAPSLLPKFRGNVTAVPTAPFWDEPLAAIQEKRDRVRQMGYLLRTKNKNHANADGSMSEAQQREYLKEMEAKLITPAEAALWDRGASNAGYHYLGCAKTFALMGVAFADAILQMPPAND; translated from the coding sequence ATGAAAGAGCTCATCCGATTTGCAGCGATCTTTTTGGCAACGTCGTTAGCAATCTCCGGTAACGTCGCCGCTGCGGGGCCACCGATCAAGGTGTTTGTTCTCGCGGGCCAGTCGAACATGGAGGGCCACGCCCGGGTCGAGACGTTTGATTACATCGGCGACGATCCCGCAACCGCACCGCTGTTGCAGAAGATGCGGAATGCCGACGGTACACCGCGCGTTTTCGACGACGTGGCGATTTCCTATCTGACCGGGCTGGGATCGAACAACGGCGAAGGCTTTGGCAAATTGACAGCCGGCTATGGATCGCGGAGAGATCCCGCGCGAGACGGTGGCAAGATCGGCCCCGAGTTCACCTTTGGGCTGGCGATGGACGAAGCCTTCGATCAACCGGTGCTGATCATCAAAACGGCCTGGGGTGGCAAGTCGCTCTATTACGACTTCCGTCCGCCGAGCGCTGGCGTCTACCAACGGACGCAGCAGGATATCGATCGCGATCGCAATCCCGAGAGCGGATCGGGGCACTATTACCGATTGATGATCGCACATGTCGATCGGGTACTCGCGGATATCCAACGCGTCTACCCAGAATACGACACCGAGCAAGGGTATCAGCTAGCCGGATTCGTCTGGTTCCAAGGCTTTAACGACATGGTCAACCGGGACGTCTATCCGATCTTGCCAAAAGAGAGTTCCGAAAATCGGTTCGCCAAATACAGCGACTGGATGGCTGATTTCATCCACGATGTTCGCAAAGACCTCGACGCACCGCGGATGCCGTTTGTGATCGGCGTGATGGGAGTTGGCGGCAGGACGGCGAATCGCGACAATTTGCAGTTCCGCGAAGCGATGGCGGCCCCTTCGCTGTTGCCGAAGTTCCGCGGCAATGTGACCGCCGTACCGACGGCGCCATTCTGGGACGAACCGTTGGCAGCGATCCAGGAGAAACGCGATCGAGTGCGGCAGATGGGCTATCTGTTGCGGACAAAGAACAAGAACCACGCCAATGCCGACGGCTCGATGAGCGAAGCGCAGCAGCGAGAGTACTTAAAAGAGATGGAAGCAAAGTTGATCACTCCCGCAGAAGCTGCGCTGTGGGATCGAGGTGCCTCCAACGCCGGTTACCATTACCTCGGCTGTGCCAAAACGTTTGCTCTGATGGGAGTCGCGTTTGCCGACGCGATCCTGCAAATGCCGCCAGCGAACGATTAG
- a CDS encoding RES domain-containing protein has protein sequence MDQDSIQRLAKFAHAFAAPIYRSVSIRHSRSKDILSGEGSFRFGGRWNPPGLRAIYGALTPEVAMAETLAAARYHA, from the coding sequence ATGGACCAAGACTCAATCCAGCGGCTCGCCAAGTTTGCTCACGCGTTCGCAGCGCCGATCTATCGCTCGGTTTCGATTCGACATTCCCGATCGAAGGATATCCTTTCGGGGGAAGGGAGTTTCCGATTTGGCGGCCGTTGGAATCCACCCGGACTCCGTGCAATCTACGGCGCGCTTACGCCTGAAGTTGCGATGGCCGAAACGTTGGCAGCCGCTCGCTATCATGCCTAA
- a CDS encoding RES domain-containing protein, translated as MPRIFVAIHVQLSFVLDLTAANVQATGRFRSSRFTHVDWRANVDKGQMPATQAIGSAAAAIGLEAILVPSAAATKGRNLVVFVDNLVGSSLVEVLSANDLEL; from the coding sequence ATGCCACGGATCTTTGTGGCAATCCATGTCCAGTTGAGTTTCGTTCTCGACCTAACCGCTGCCAACGTGCAGGCCACAGGGCGATTTCGATCCTCCCGATTTACACACGTCGATTGGCGGGCCAACGTCGACAAGGGGCAGATGCCCGCGACGCAAGCGATCGGCAGTGCCGCAGCAGCCATCGGCCTGGAGGCGATCCTCGTTCCGTCCGCTGCGGCAACAAAGGGGCGAAATCTTGTTGTCTTCGTCGATAATTTGGTCGGATCAAGCTTGGTCGAGGTCCTTTCGGCGAACGACCTCGAGCTTTGA
- a CDS encoding antitoxin Xre/MbcA/ParS toxin-binding domain-containing protein, which produces MTKKTPNNHSTATSRTGGLAIVEDTRGRRALQLRSKLGMSREVFARLVPTSVRNLASLESGQPPSPVIQKNLTELQRVISALEDVVKQEAIGPWMDQPNAAFEGLKPIEVIERGEIDRIWRMLYQLQSGDAF; this is translated from the coding sequence ATGACGAAGAAAACACCCAACAATCATTCCACTGCAACTTCGCGTACCGGCGGCTTGGCTATCGTTGAGGATACGCGCGGTCGACGCGCGCTCCAGCTCCGTTCCAAGCTGGGAATGAGTCGGGAGGTCTTTGCGAGACTAGTCCCCACCTCGGTTCGAAACCTTGCCAGTCTCGAATCGGGACAACCACCTTCGCCGGTGATCCAGAAGAATCTAACCGAGTTGCAACGCGTCATTTCCGCTCTGGAAGATGTCGTCAAGCAAGAAGCGATCGGTCCCTGGATGGATCAACCCAATGCTGCCTTTGAAGGTCTTAAACCGATCGAAGTGATTGAACGAGGCGAGATCGATCGCATCTGGCGAATGCTCTACCAACTGCAAAGCGGTGACGCTTTTTAA